From Hydra vulgaris chromosome 15, alternate assembly HydraT2T_AEP, one genomic window encodes:
- the LOC100212180 gene encoding molybdate-anion transporter — translation MLVIAYIAFVILLFIGIVIGKQAWQSRLHGVVIINATFIEFQWTYFFPYFLALIAEWLQGPYLYKLYDDYGFVDPYIGIIYVCGYCSSILFGAYTGILIDNWGRKKVCILFTILYSLSCIANISKNFAVLCLGRIIGGASTGLLFSAFDAWYVYEHMQIHKFPYEWLEDTFSKATFFNSIIAISAGFFANLLTEWLDVGAVAPFLLAVPCLCASAILIQLTWSENFGTSTRGCKSCMDSLKVIFTTPGIFLIGSVQAMFESVMYIFVFLWTPVLQPADPPLGIVFSCFMCSIWIGGIIFTNLIKKDIQPTIIVLFVVYGVMLTNFLAALASANHPRTSFLLFLVTEILCGIYFPAMGSLRSKWLPPALHSDIMNLFRVPLNIIASAVLLILHDSHSPHGITQMFLLNSALLLCGGIFSVLLHFQYTNDEKKDEFQIE, via the coding sequence ATGTTGGTTATTGCATATATTGCATTTGTAATCCTACTTTTTATTGGTATCGTCATTGGAAAACAAGCATGGCAAAGTCGTTTACATGGAGTAGTCATTATTAATGCAACTTTTATTGAATTTCAATGGACTTACTTCTTTCCTTATTTCCTAGCTTTGATAGCGGAATGGCTGCAAGGACCATATTTGTATAAGCTATATGATGACTATGGTTTTGTGGATCCATATATTGGTATAATATATGTGTGTGGCTATTgttcaagtattttatttggTGCATATACAGGAATACTAATAGATAACTGGGGTCGAAAGAAAGTTTGTATTTTGTTCACGATTTTATATTCACTTAGTTGCATTGCGaacatttctaaaaactttGCAGTGTTGTGTTTAGGAAGAATTATTGGTGGGGCATCTACTGGTCTACTTTTCTCTGCATTTGATGCCTGGTATGTTTATGAACATATGCAAATTCATAAATTTCCATACGAATGGCTCGAGGATACCTTCTCAAaagctactttttttaatagcatTATAGCAATTTCTGCTGGATTTTTTGCAAATTTGCTTACTGAATGGTTAGATGTAGGTGCAGTAGCTCCATTTTTACTTGCTGTTCCTTGTTTATGTGCTTCCGCTATTTTAATTCAGTTAACTTGGTCAGAGAATTTTGGGACATCAACTCGTGGCTGTAAAAGCTGTATGGAtagtttaaaagtaatttttactacacctggtatttttttaataggctCTGTCCAAGCTATGTTTGAAAGtgtaatgtatatatttgtgtttttgtGGACTCCTGTTCTTCAGCCAGCAGATCCACCATTAGGTATTGTTTTCTCTTGCTTTATGTGCTCAATTTGGATTGGTGGTATTATTTTTAcgaatttgattaaaaaagatatacaaCCTACGATTATTGTCTTATTTGTTGTCTATGGCGTTATGTTGACAAATTTTTTAGCTGCTTTAGCATCAGCAAATCACCCTAGAacatcatttttgttatttttagttactgaaATTTTATGTGGAATATATTTTCCAGCAATGGGATCTTTACGCTCAAAATGGCTTCCCCCTGCTCTACATTCAGATATAATGAATTTGTTTAGGGTTCCGTTGAATATTATTGCTAGTGCTGTACTTCTTATTTTACACGACAGCCATTCACCACACGGAATCAcgcaaatgtttttattgaacTCAGCTTTGCTTTTGTGCGGAGGAATTTTTTCAGTTCTCTTACACTTCCAATATACAAACGATGAGAAAAAAGATGAATTTCAAATAGAGTAG
- the LOC100214507 gene encoding GPI-anchor transamidase yields the protein MLVFYFILVLFGNTAAEIFKGNHTNNWAVLVCTSRYWFNYRHVANALSIYRSIKRLGIPDSHIILMLGDEMPCNPRNPRPATVFNNANQHINVYGNDVEVDYKGYEVTAENLVRILTGRVNGNVPRSKQLISDKTSNVLIYLTGHGGDGFLKFQESEEISSIELADAFHQMFEKGRYNELLLLADTCQAASLYKDIYSPNILAAASSRVGEDSLSHHDDATLGVPIIDRWTYYLLQFLENLKSDTKKTMQDFFDQTSSYHLVKSHPTVRKDLFSRLLNQTLLTDFFGNVHSVKITPELKILDKFSNESNFFVKSKNSNKPRKNLSYQSQSLEII from the coding sequence atgtTGGTGTTTTACTTTATTCTTGTACTCTTTGGAAATACTGCAGCTGAAATCTTTAAAGGGAATCATACTAATAACTGGGCTGTGTTGGTTTGTACTTCACGATATTGGTTTAACTATCGTCACGTAGCAAACGCGTTATCAATTTATCGGAGCATTAAAAGACTTGGCATACCAGATagtcatattattttaatgttgggTGATGAAATGCCATGTAATCCTAGAAATCCGCGACCTGCTACTGTCTTTAATAATGCTAAtcaacatataaatgtttacgGAAATGACGTTGAAGTAGATTATAAAGGGTATGAGGTAACTGCAGAGAATCTAGTTCGTATACTCACTGGTCGAGTAAATGGAAATGTACCCCGAAGTAAGCAAttaatttcagataaaactagCAACGTATTAATATATTTGACAGGTCATGGAGGTGATGGTTTTCTTAAGTTTCAAGAGTCAGAGGAAATAAGTAGTATTGAGCTTGCAGATGCTTTCCATCAGATGTTCGAGAAAGGAAGATATAATGAGTTGCTTCTTCTTGCAGATACTTGTCAAGCTGCTTCtctttataaagatatatattctCCTAATATCTTAGCTGCTGCAAGCAGTCGTGTTGGTGAAGATTCATTATCTCATCATGATGATGCCACGTTAGGAGTTCCAATAATTGATCGCTGGACATactatttattacaatttttagagaatttaaaatctgatacaaaaaaaacaatgcaagatttttttgatCAAACCAGTAGTTATCATCTTGTCAAATCTCATCCTACTGTAAGAAAAGATTTGTTTTCAAGACTACTAAATCAAACATTATTAACagatttttttggtaatgtACACTCAGTTAAAATAACACCTGAGTTGAAGATTCTtgataaattttcaaatgaatcaaatttttttgtcaaatcaaAAAATTCCAATAAGCCACGAAAAAATCTTTCATATCAATCTCAGTCACTAGAAATCAtataa